Proteins encoded together in one Bactrocera neohumeralis isolate Rockhampton chromosome 4, APGP_CSIRO_Bneo_wtdbg2-racon-allhic-juicebox.fasta_v2, whole genome shotgun sequence window:
- the LOC126755703 gene encoding pyruvate kinase-like → MSLFSDSETQLEHMCRLQFDGQPITRRRTNIICTVGVVSRNKTMLKNLVKAGMNIVRLNFSHESHEHHKATIDMIHEACDELAEEGGYRKHIAIAVDTKGPEIRTGSFEGVNEVELKKNDNIRLSINKDLMDKGSKETVYVDYPNIINVMQPGNIIYLCDGTITLLVKEVAVDCVICQVEVGGILGAAKGVWLGSVNLDLPPVSEKDRYDLRFAVENNVDFIFASKIRNPSAIREIRAVMGERGKDIQVVCKIDCTQILNYLDEVINASDGILIDRSSLGIDVPAEKLFLLQKAIIARCNRVGKPVIVGTQLLASMNFESRPTRSEVADLGNTVIDGVDGVMIASESAIGKYPLETVTCMANICAEAEAVIWHRQLHKELMLNNPAAIDAVHAVALAAVDSAHKSMAALIVTLTTSGKSAYLISMYRPHCPIVALTRCSRTARQCNLRRAVYPVLFLEKPESDYQKDVELRVQYALVAARKLKLVDKGDTVVIVSPWKEATGFTNNMRIAYAFFEPDKIECVAKRSTMKQQAKNVG, encoded by the exons atgagtCTCTTTAGCGATTCTGAAACACAGCTGGAGCATATGTGTCGCTTGCAATTCGACGGACAGCCTATAACAAGACGCCgtacaaatattatttgcacCGTTGGTGTGGTGTCGCGAAACAAAACGATGCTCAAGAACCTGGTTAAGGCCGGCATGAATATAGTACGACTGAATTTCTCGCACGAATCACATGAACACCATAAAGCCACCATCGATATGATACACGAAGCATGCGATGAGCTTGCCGAAGAGGGCGGTTACCGCAAGCACATTGCCATCGCTGTGGACACGAAAGGTCCCGAAATACGCACCGGTTCCTTTGAGGGTGTCAATGAAGTGGAACTGAAAAAGAACGACAACATACGACTCTCCATTAATAAGGATCTTATGGATAAGGGCAGCAAAGAGACTGTCTACGTTGACTATCCCAATATTATTAATGTCATGCAGCCGGGTAATATTATTTATCTATGCGATGGCACCATAACGCTGCTAGTCAAAGAGGTAGCAGTGGATTGTGTAATCTGTCAGGTGGAAGTTGGCGGTATATTGGGTGCGGCAAAGGGCGTTTGGTTGGGCAGTGTCAATCTTGATTTACCACCTGTATCCGAGAAGGATCGCTACGATCTGCGCTTCGCTGTAGAAAATAATGTCGACTTCATATTTGCGTCGAAGATACGCAATCCTTCTGCCATACGTGAGATACGCGCCGTTATGGGTGAACGTGGCAAGGATATACAAGTTGTGTGCAAAATCGATTGTACACAAATCTTAAATTATCTCGATGAAGTGATCAATGCTTCCGACGGCATACTAATCGATCGCAGCAGTTTGGGCATAGATGTGCCAGCTGAGAAGCTCTTTCTGCTGCAGAAGGCAATTATAGCGCGCTGCAATCGTGTCGGTAAGCCAGTGATAGTTGGCACCCAGCTGCTCGCATCGATGAATTTCGAATCGCGTCCAACACGCTCCGAAGTAGCCGACTTGGGCAACACAGTAATCGATGGTGTTGATGGTGTAATGATAGCGAGTGAGAGTGCGATTGGCAAGTATCCGCTGGAGACGGTCACCTGCATGGCTAATATCTGTGCAGAGGCCGAGGCTGTCATTTGGCATCGCCAATTGCACAAAGAACTTATGCTTAACAATCCGGCAGCGATCGATGCGGTGCATGCCGTGGCATTGGCAGCGGTGGACTCGGCGCATAAATCTATGGCTGCATTAATTGTAACGCTCACGACATCTGGCAAATCGGCATATTTGATTAGCATGTATCGACCACATTGCCCCATCGTTGCGCTGACGCGTTGCAGTAGGACAGCAAGGCAGTGCAATTTGAGACGCGCCGTCTACCCGGTTTTGTTTCTAG aAAAACCCGAGTCCGACTATCAGAAAGACGTCGAGTTACGAGTTCAGTACGCCTTGGTTGCCGCAAGGAAGCTGAAACTCGTCGACAAAGGTGATACGGTGGTAATAGTTTCCCCGTGGAAGGAGGCTACCGGCTTCACAAATAATATGCGCATAGCTTATGCTTTCTTTGAACCCGATAAAATTGAGTGTGTAGCAAAGCGTAGTACAATGAAACAGCAAGCCAAAAATGTAGGttga